From the Anabaena sphaerica FACHB-251 genome, one window contains:
- the nblS gene encoding two-component system sensor histidine kinase NblS → MLAFLTTIRDAINHWWYEFTLQTKLLAVATLVVSLVMSGLTFWAVNTIQQDARLNDTRFGRDLGLLLASNVAPLIAEHNLTEVAQFSQRFYSSTSSVRYMLYADETGKIFFGIPFWEPEVENSLTIKRKIQLPEDYPGDDDQPMVRQHNTPSGVVTDVFIPLIADKKYLGVLAIGINPNQTAVISTNFTRDVTIAVFITIWVMVILAGVINALTITKPIKELLVGVKQIAAGNFKQRIDLPLGGELGELIFSFNEMAERLERYEEQNIEELTAEKAKLETLVSTIADGAVLIDNNMQVILVNPTARRIFAWEGVDVVGKNVLHNLPQSVQMEVTRTLYEMAAGECESAEFRIPLNQPTKRTIRILLTTVLNLQRESIKGIAITVQDITREVELNEAKSQFISNISHELRTPLFNIKTYIETLHDYGEDLGVDQRREFLETVNHETDRLTRLVNDVLDLSKLESGRTYNFDGVDLAQALEQTLRTYQLNAKDKGIELVQEVTPNLPLVMGNYDLLLQVFGNLIGNALKFTSAGGKVAIRAYELHPQPDSSFACLDGNPSSTEHYTNATQHEQNHRSQVRIEISDTGIGIAPEDQQAIFDRFFRVENRVHTLEGTGLGLSIVRNIMERHHSQVHLVSEVGVGTTFWFDLAVFYEKVSPPLLETTAEIS, encoded by the coding sequence ATGCTGGCTTTTTTAACAACAATCCGAGATGCAATTAATCATTGGTGGTATGAGTTCACCCTCCAGACCAAACTCTTAGCTGTTGCTACCTTAGTCGTTTCCTTGGTCATGAGTGGTCTAACTTTTTGGGCAGTAAATACAATTCAGCAAGATGCACGTCTGAATGACACCCGCTTCGGTCGTGACCTGGGACTACTACTAGCTTCTAATGTTGCCCCACTTATTGCAGAACACAATCTCACAGAGGTTGCCCAATTTTCCCAACGTTTCTACAGCAGCACATCTAGCGTGCGTTATATGCTTTACGCTGATGAAACCGGGAAAATCTTTTTTGGCATTCCTTTTTGGGAACCAGAAGTAGAAAACTCCCTCACCATCAAGCGGAAAATACAACTGCCAGAAGATTATCCTGGTGATGATGACCAGCCAATGGTACGCCAGCATAACACCCCATCTGGGGTAGTCACAGATGTATTTATTCCTCTGATAGCGGATAAAAAATACTTAGGTGTGTTAGCCATTGGCATCAACCCCAACCAAACAGCAGTCATTTCCACTAACTTCACCCGTGATGTTACTATTGCCGTCTTTATCACAATTTGGGTAATGGTGATTTTAGCAGGGGTAATTAACGCTTTAACCATTACTAAACCAATTAAAGAACTACTAGTAGGGGTCAAACAAATTGCGGCCGGGAATTTTAAACAGCGAATTGACTTACCACTAGGAGGGGAACTAGGAGAGCTTATTTTTAGTTTTAATGAAATGGCAGAACGCCTAGAACGCTACGAAGAACAAAATATTGAAGAACTAACAGCCGAAAAAGCTAAGTTAGAAACCTTGGTTTCCACCATTGCCGATGGTGCAGTATTAATTGATAACAATATGCAAGTCATTTTAGTCAACCCCACAGCACGGCGAATTTTTGCTTGGGAAGGAGTTGATGTCGTGGGTAAGAATGTACTGCATAACTTGCCTCAAAGCGTACAAATGGAAGTTACTCGCACCTTATATGAAATGGCCGCAGGTGAATGTGAAAGTGCTGAGTTCCGTATTCCCCTCAACCAACCCACTAAACGCACCATTCGTATTCTCTTAACTACTGTTCTAAATTTACAACGGGAAAGTATTAAGGGCATTGCCATTACAGTGCAAGATATCACCCGTGAGGTAGAACTGAATGAAGCAAAAAGTCAATTTATCAGTAATATTTCCCACGAACTACGCACGCCCCTCTTTAACATCAAAACCTATATTGAAACTCTGCACGACTACGGTGAGGATTTAGGTGTAGATCAACGCCGAGAATTTCTCGAAACTGTCAATCATGAAACCGACAGACTTACCCGCCTAGTTAATGATGTTTTGGATTTGTCAAAACTTGAATCCGGTCGTACTTACAATTTTGATGGTGTTGATTTGGCACAAGCATTAGAGCAGACATTACGTACTTACCAACTGAACGCCAAAGATAAAGGAATTGAACTAGTTCAGGAAGTTACCCCTAATTTACCCCTAGTTATGGGTAATTACGATTTATTACTGCAAGTTTTTGGTAATTTAATCGGGAACGCGCTAAAATTCACCTCAGCAGGAGGTAAAGTGGCAATTCGAGCCTATGAGCTACATCCTCAACCCGACTCTTCTTTTGCTTGTCTTGACGGAAACCCCTCATCAACAGAACATTACACCAACGCAACACAGCACGAACAAAATCACCGTTCCCAAGTACGAATTGAAATCAGTGATACAGGTATTGGTATTGCCCCAGAAGACCAACAAGCAATATTTGACCGCTTTTTCAGGGTGGAAAATCGAGTTCACACCCTAGAAGGTACAGGCTTGGGTCTATCAATTGTCAGAAATATTATGGAAAGGCATCACAGTCAGGTTCATTTAGTCAGTGAAGTTGGTGTC
- the purD gene encoding phosphoribosylamine--glycine ligase, whose protein sequence is MKVLVVGNGGREHALAWKLLQSEKIEQVVCVPGNGGTATMERCQNLPITVDDFEGISRFALENGISLVVVGPEVPLANGITDYLQSKGLMVFGPVKAGAQIEASKAWAKALMEEAGVPTAKAAVFTEAVAAKSYLQLQGAPIVIKADGLAAGKGVTVAETIEQAETAIDAIFQGQFGSAGNFVVIEECLLGQEVSVLALTDGLTIRPLSPAQDHKRIGEGDTGENTGGMGAYTPTPIATAELMARVQIEVLERTITALRNRGIDYRGVLYAGLMVAPDGDFKVLEFNCRFGDPETQVILPLLETPLEDLILACIQQRLGEMPPLAWKQGSSATVVAASGGYPGEYEKGKVITGIEEAQAAGAIVFHAGTKLNTTEQIVTDGGRVLNVTGLGENFQQAIAQAYTGIKQIQFSGMYYRRDIGHRVLKTDL, encoded by the coding sequence GTGAAGGTTTTAGTTGTCGGTAATGGGGGACGTGAACACGCTCTAGCGTGGAAACTGCTACAATCAGAGAAAATAGAGCAAGTTGTCTGTGTACCCGGAAATGGCGGTACAGCAACTATGGAACGTTGCCAAAACTTGCCCATAACCGTAGATGACTTTGAAGGCATCAGCAGGTTTGCTTTAGAAAATGGCATTTCTTTAGTAGTAGTCGGACCAGAAGTGCCTTTAGCAAATGGAATTACAGACTATCTGCAAAGTAAAGGACTAATGGTATTTGGTCCAGTCAAAGCAGGAGCGCAGATTGAAGCCAGCAAGGCTTGGGCTAAAGCTTTAATGGAAGAAGCTGGTGTTCCCACAGCTAAAGCCGCAGTATTTACAGAAGCAGTAGCAGCTAAATCATATCTCCAATTACAGGGAGCGCCAATTGTTATTAAAGCTGACGGCTTGGCCGCTGGTAAAGGTGTTACAGTAGCTGAAACTATTGAACAAGCAGAAACCGCCATTGATGCCATTTTTCAGGGACAGTTTGGCAGTGCAGGTAATTTTGTCGTCATTGAAGAATGCTTGTTAGGTCAAGAAGTATCTGTATTAGCATTAACAGATGGATTAACGATTCGCCCCTTGTCACCTGCTCAAGATCATAAGCGTATTGGCGAAGGCGATACAGGAGAAAATACCGGAGGCATGGGAGCATACACCCCAACACCCATAGCTACAGCGGAGTTGATGGCGCGTGTGCAAATAGAAGTTTTAGAAAGAACTATTACAGCTTTAAGAAATAGGGGCATTGACTACCGGGGAGTGCTGTACGCTGGTTTAATGGTTGCACCTGATGGCGACTTTAAAGTTTTAGAATTTAACTGTCGCTTTGGTGATCCAGAGACACAGGTAATTTTACCATTGTTAGAAACACCCCTAGAAGATTTAATCTTGGCTTGCATTCAGCAGCGTTTAGGAGAAATGCCTCCTCTTGCTTGGAAACAAGGTTCATCCGCTACGGTAGTTGCTGCTTCAGGGGGTTATCCTGGAGAGTATGAGAAAGGCAAAGTCATCACTGGTATAGAGGAAGCACAAGCAGCCGGGGCAATTGTATTTCATGCTGGCACGAAATTAAACACAACCGAGCAAATCGTCACAGACGGTGGTAGAGTTTTAAATGTAACCGGACTGGGTGAAAATTTTCAGCAAGCGATCGCTCAAGCTTATACTGGTATCAAACAAATTCAATTTTCAGGGATGTATTACCGGAGAGATATCGGTCATAGAGTGCTGAAAACAGACTTATAA
- a CDS encoding NAD-dependent epimerase/dehydratase family protein, with the protein MTKIIVTGAAGFIGSHLVNILLQQGEEVIGIDEFNDYYDPLLKRKNLATFENSPNFTLVEGDIQFLDLSKLFQDVEIVYHQAAQAGVRNSWGQGFRAYTERNINTTQVLLESAKDAPNLRRLVFASSSSVYGDAETLPTDEEISPKPVSPYGITKLAAERLCGLYHKNFGVPFVSLRYFTVYGPRQRPDMAFHKFFKAVLQDEAIPVYGDGQQTRDFTFISDIVAANLAAGSLPEAVGEIFNVGGGSRVVLAEVLDTMAEIVGKPIKRNHIDKAMGDARHTAADVSKAQKILGYRPQVSLREGLQQEWEWVKSLYL; encoded by the coding sequence ATGACTAAAATTATCGTTACTGGAGCCGCTGGGTTTATAGGTTCTCACCTAGTCAATATATTATTACAACAGGGAGAAGAAGTAATTGGTATTGATGAATTTAATGATTACTATGATCCGCTGTTAAAGCGAAAAAATCTTGCTACCTTTGAAAATTCACCGAATTTTACTTTAGTTGAAGGGGATATTCAATTTTTAGATTTGTCAAAACTTTTTCAAGATGTGGAGATAGTTTATCATCAAGCTGCACAAGCTGGGGTAAGGAATTCCTGGGGTCAGGGTTTTCGGGCTTACACGGAACGAAATATTAACACTACACAGGTTTTGTTAGAATCTGCTAAAGATGCTCCTAACTTGAGAAGGTTAGTATTTGCTTCTAGCTCTAGTGTATATGGTGATGCGGAAACTTTGCCAACCGATGAGGAAATAAGTCCTAAACCTGTTTCACCCTATGGCATTACTAAGTTAGCTGCTGAAAGATTGTGTGGACTATATCATAAAAACTTCGGTGTACCTTTTGTTTCATTGCGGTACTTCACTGTTTATGGACCTAGACAACGTCCAGATATGGCATTTCATAAGTTCTTTAAAGCGGTTTTACAGGATGAGGCTATTCCTGTGTATGGTGATGGACAGCAAACACGAGATTTTACATTTATCAGTGATATTGTTGCTGCTAATTTAGCGGCTGGTAGTTTACCAGAAGCTGTGGGGGAAATTTTCAATGTTGGTGGTGGTAGTAGGGTGGTTTTAGCCGAAGTGTTGGATACGATGGCAGAAATTGTTGGTAAGCCTATCAAACGTAACCATATTGACAAGGCTATGGGAGATGCGCGTCACACTGCTGCTGATGTGTCTAAGGCGCAGAAAATTCTCGGTTATCGGCCACAGGTTTCTCTCAGGGAGGGTTTGCAGCAGGAATGGGAGTGGGTTAAGTCTTTGTATTTGTAA
- a CDS encoding DUF2157 domain-containing protein — MSPPLDHQLKIELKLSSSHPQLLEGLDIWLRLGLISDAEVKKLCRDYLTCAAILQPHLENQPQEILTSNIKSRSLIAALPLEPKIPNKPNFISSMFQSLGEELSVRWLLFLGVFLVVLSSGVLAASQWERFPAIGQYGVLLAYTLSFGGFTFWTGKQNNLTLTAQTLLIVTLLLVPVNFWAMDSFSLWNSPINWVVLAVASLLLSTITVLLAQNRTIISNFPNGKLPLINILCLSYLHWGWKLSSFPLVAVYVAMVGTTLITVYRKLRLHRENVNEQNDSWGIGIYFAVIIYGLLGLLSRAIFVAGVNVTQLGLAIGICGWLAVWLSEKNLSSTPSLASLWENVGGILLFLGWLVSVFTQPEQAIAVSGLSLWVFSRRLQRHNSKLDLTAIFFIGLQTIWLAWRLIPEQLQKLIINTATYLTNSQNQPLVLLSIALFPYIIVMLILTESLHDNEKEELAIFGNQLTLLLGVCLTMFALINPTLLTLNLLFSSITLAIVTKRHSSLPHLVYLTHITGLLTVFSTINWLSPNLGKEIWATILLTVMVAEWVFSLGAGIWKRSAWYIGLAFATLSFSLLFLNLQSSAYNVIYTYNRWGIIWLITPLALTGLAIRTIEQRRILNTFLSVLAVIAAQFLTLPLPETRLIGLGVGAGVMFVNTRYLRKQETAVLSIGFGLSFIAALLWGLPSLAVSAWFMVGGFAILSLWLVRTILLRKGTELTVIYAAASDKWAIALCTLELLGITLHSFLIYTGNFNAEIFYFLATSTTLAAIIYRSWLQPTNWAFYTIGWCLELLVAEVLGFGEHSVIRIGIANIVLGLTTQLFGEWWRRKYQTIPQSFHILPLIYGAFSVLLRLSTFTDWTGLYTLGIALIFIGVGRRREEFKPLLYFGIIGISISAYELLFYQMSQATGGALGDALIAMSALGTSIMYAYRILSPWLINYFRLTPGELKNIAHLHWFWSSSLFLAAVTVPIQINLYAGIGTGLFLTRYGIWQGRRNNLNTPVQTVGNIGRDEIWVYLGLLTAGITGIYLQYLPIGSFFTQQLMPWNGSLACLFAYFLYIIPWENLGWSKTPWQRTAYILPLIIIGITQEQIYPITLIIAAGYYIFLSTTARQIRFTYISAVLINWALFNWFHQLNLKDSLYYITPLGLSILYIAQIDTQLKLQEFKEIRHFVRIIGSSLICGWTILFYQNLPYIPGIFSLIVIFAGLALKIRAFLYIGTATFFITSIYQLVIFSLSYSFLKWIIGLLVGILLIYIAANFETRRTQINSLLHSISDQFQQWE; from the coding sequence ATGTCACCACCTCTTGACCATCAACTGAAAATTGAACTGAAGCTATCTTCTTCACATCCTCAGTTATTGGAAGGACTAGATATTTGGCTGCGCTTAGGTTTAATATCTGATGCTGAAGTTAAAAAGTTATGTAGAGATTATTTGACTTGTGCTGCCATATTACAACCCCATTTGGAAAACCAGCCACAAGAGATATTGACAAGTAATATAAAATCAAGGTCATTAATTGCTGCTTTACCTCTAGAACCAAAAATACCCAATAAACCCAATTTTATCAGTTCAATGTTTCAATCATTGGGTGAAGAATTAAGTGTGAGATGGTTGTTATTTTTAGGAGTATTTTTAGTAGTTTTATCATCTGGTGTATTAGCAGCAAGTCAGTGGGAAAGGTTTCCCGCTATTGGACAATATGGGGTTTTGTTAGCTTATACTTTGAGCTTTGGCGGATTCACTTTTTGGACAGGTAAGCAAAATAATTTAACATTAACAGCACAGACTTTATTAATTGTGACTTTGTTGTTAGTGCCTGTCAATTTTTGGGCAATGGATAGCTTCAGTTTATGGAATAGTCCTATTAATTGGGTAGTATTAGCCGTCGCTTCTCTTTTATTATCAACAATTACAGTTTTACTTGCTCAAAATCGCACAATTATTAGTAATTTTCCCAATGGTAAATTACCTTTAATTAATATTCTATGTTTGAGTTATCTGCATTGGGGATGGAAGTTATCGAGTTTTCCTTTAGTTGCTGTTTATGTAGCAATGGTAGGTACAACTTTAATTACAGTTTATCGAAAACTCCGCCTCCATAGAGAGAATGTAAATGAACAGAATGATAGTTGGGGAATTGGTATATATTTTGCAGTCATTATTTATGGTTTATTAGGATTATTATCCAGAGCTATTTTTGTCGCTGGTGTCAATGTCACTCAGTTGGGTTTAGCTATTGGTATTTGTGGTTGGTTAGCAGTTTGGTTATCAGAAAAAAACCTCAGTTCTACCCCTTCTCTTGCTTCTCTATGGGAAAATGTAGGCGGGATTTTGTTATTTTTAGGTTGGTTAGTTTCAGTGTTCACCCAACCAGAACAAGCTATAGCTGTGAGTGGTTTAAGTTTGTGGGTTTTTAGCCGTCGTTTACAAAGACATAATTCAAAACTTGATTTAACAGCTATTTTTTTTATTGGGTTACAAACGATTTGGTTAGCTTGGCGGTTAATACCTGAGCAATTGCAGAAATTAATTATTAATACAGCAACTTATCTTACTAATTCTCAAAATCAACCTTTAGTATTATTGAGTATTGCTTTATTTCCTTACATCATTGTGATGTTAATTTTAACAGAAAGCTTACATGATAATGAAAAAGAAGAATTAGCTATTTTTGGCAATCAGCTAACCCTATTATTGGGGGTTTGCTTAACAATGTTTGCATTAATCAATCCCACTTTATTAACACTCAATCTTCTATTTTCTAGCATCACTTTAGCTATCGTTACTAAACGGCATTCTTCTCTTCCTCATTTGGTTTATTTAACTCATATTACAGGATTGTTGACAGTTTTTTCTACTATCAATTGGCTGTCGCCAAATTTGGGTAAAGAAATTTGGGCAACAATTTTGTTAACTGTGATGGTTGCAGAATGGGTATTTAGTCTGGGTGCAGGAATTTGGAAACGCAGTGCTTGGTATATTGGTTTAGCATTTGCTACCTTGAGTTTTTCCTTGTTATTTCTAAATCTACAATCCTCTGCTTATAATGTGATTTACACATACAACCGTTGGGGAATTATTTGGTTAATTACACCTTTAGCACTAACAGGTCTAGCTATTCGCACTATTGAACAACGTCGCATTCTGAATACTTTTTTGAGTGTTTTAGCTGTCATAGCTGCCCAATTTTTAACTTTACCCCTCCCAGAAACTAGATTAATTGGTTTGGGTGTGGGTGCAGGTGTGATGTTTGTCAATACCCGCTATTTAAGAAAACAGGAAACTGCCGTTTTAAGCATTGGTTTTGGACTAAGTTTTATTGCAGCATTATTGTGGGGTTTACCAAGTTTGGCTGTATCCGCTTGGTTTATGGTAGGTGGATTTGCTATCCTGAGTCTATGGTTAGTCCGTACCATACTTTTACGAAAAGGTACAGAACTAACTGTTATTTACGCAGCAGCGAGTGATAAATGGGCGATCGCACTCTGTACGCTAGAATTATTAGGCATCACACTACATTCGTTCCTCATTTATACAGGAAATTTCAACGCCGAAATTTTCTATTTTCTTGCCACATCTACAACTTTAGCTGCCATTATTTATCGCAGTTGGCTACAACCGACAAACTGGGCATTTTATACCATTGGTTGGTGTTTAGAATTGTTAGTTGCTGAAGTTTTAGGATTTGGTGAACACTCAGTTATTAGAATAGGAATTGCTAATATTGTCCTTGGTTTAACAACTCAATTATTCGGTGAATGGTGGCGCAGAAAATATCAGACTATACCTCAAAGTTTCCACATTTTACCCCTTATCTATGGTGCATTTAGTGTTTTGTTACGCTTAAGTACCTTTACCGACTGGACAGGTTTATATACTTTAGGAATAGCCTTAATTTTCATTGGTGTAGGGCGCAGAAGAGAAGAATTTAAACCATTACTTTATTTTGGCATCATTGGAATATCAATTTCTGCATATGAACTGCTATTTTATCAAATGTCTCAAGCCACAGGAGGCGCATTAGGAGATGCTTTAATAGCCATGTCAGCTTTAGGTACTAGCATCATGTACGCTTACCGTATACTTTCCCCTTGGTTAATAAATTATTTTCGCCTCACACCAGGAGAACTAAAAAATATTGCCCATTTACATTGGTTTTGGAGTAGCAGCTTATTTTTAGCTGCTGTCACAGTTCCCATTCAAATTAACCTTTATGCAGGTATAGGCACAGGACTATTTTTAACACGCTATGGAATATGGCAAGGGAGAAGAAATAATCTCAATACTCCTGTACAAACTGTTGGCAATATAGGTAGAGACGAAATTTGGGTTTACCTGGGTTTATTAACAGCCGGTATCACAGGTATTTATTTGCAATATTTACCAATAGGCAGCTTTTTTACTCAACAGTTAATGCCTTGGAATGGTTCTTTAGCTTGCCTATTTGCCTACTTCCTCTACATCATACCTTGGGAAAATTTAGGTTGGTCTAAAACACCTTGGCAAAGAACGGCATACATCCTACCATTAATAATAATAGGAATTACCCAAGAGCAAATTTACCCCATCACCTTAATTATTGCAGCCGGATACTATATATTCCTGTCCACAACAGCTAGACAAATTCGTTTTACCTACATTAGTGCAGTTTTAATCAATTGGGCTTTATTTAACTGGTTTCATCAATTAAACCTCAAAGATAGCTTATATTACATCACACCCCTCGGCTTATCAATATTATATATCGCCCAAATAGACACACAATTGAAACTACAAGAATTTAAAGAAATTCGTCACTTTGTCCGCATAATTGGCAGTAGTTTAATTTGTGGTTGGACAATATTATTTTATCAAAATTTACCTTACATACCCGGTATTTTTAGCCTCATTGTTATTTTTGCAGGACTAGCTTTAAAAATACGTGCGTTTTTGTATATTGGTACAGCCACTTTCTTCATCACCAGCATTTATCAGCTAGTAATCTTCAGCCTCAGTTACTCCTTTTTAAAATGGATCATCGGCTTATTAGTAGGCATCCTCTTAATTTATATAGCAGCCAACTTTGAAACCAGACGCACTCAAATTAATTCCTTACTTCACAGTATCAGCGACCAATTTCAACAATGGGAATAA
- a CDS encoding FAD-binding domain-containing protein, which translates to MSDLILFWHRRDLRISDNTGLAAARKQTAKVVGVFCLDPGILERDDIAPARISYMISCLQSLQQRYIQAGSQLLILHDKPVTAIPALAEALNAKAVFWNWDVEPYAQIRDNDVISVLQENGIQTLNQNWDQLLHTPDEIFSGSKAPYTVYTPFWKNWISKPKLNPVATLENCENLTNEEQEIAKKIGTIKLPSAKDLGFIWDGELIIEPGEAAAQARLETFINSAINEYQEQRNFPAVDGTSQLSAALKFGVIGVRKIWKATTELLANSNCEEVTSSITTWQQELAWREFYQHAIYHFPELTKGAYRDSFKSFPWRNNEAHFQAWCEGKTGYPIVDAAMRQLNEIGWMHNRCRMIVASFLTKDLIINPQWGEKYFMQKLIDGDLSANNGGWQWSASSGMDPKPLRIFNPASQAQKFDADAEYIRQWVPELKSVDTEYLISGNITPLERRAVGYPAPIVDHKKQQALFKQMYQQQKALTPDP; encoded by the coding sequence ATGTCTGACTTAATTTTGTTTTGGCATCGTCGAGATTTACGTATTTCTGATAATACAGGACTTGCTGCGGCAAGAAAACAAACTGCAAAGGTTGTAGGTGTATTTTGTTTAGATCCCGGTATTTTAGAAAGAGATGATATTGCACCAGCCAGAATAAGTTACATGATAAGCTGTTTACAATCTTTACAACAGCGATATATTCAAGCTGGTAGCCAGTTATTAATATTACATGATAAACCAGTTACAGCCATTCCTGCTTTAGCTGAAGCCTTGAATGCTAAAGCAGTATTTTGGAATTGGGATGTAGAACCTTACGCACAAATACGGGATAATGATGTAATTTCTGTTCTTCAAGAAAATGGTATTCAAACTCTTAATCAAAATTGGGATCAATTACTGCACACACCTGATGAAATTTTTAGTGGTTCTAAAGCTCCCTACACTGTTTATACTCCCTTCTGGAAAAATTGGATCAGTAAACCAAAACTTAATCCAGTTGCAACTTTAGAAAATTGCGAAAATTTGACAAATGAAGAACAGGAAATAGCAAAAAAAATAGGTACTATTAAATTACCATCTGCAAAAGATTTAGGTTTTATTTGGGATGGAGAATTAATTATTGAACCAGGGGAAGCAGCAGCACAAGCGAGGTTAGAAACTTTTATCAATTCTGCCATTAATGAATATCAAGAACAGCGTAATTTTCCTGCTGTTGATGGCACCTCCCAATTAAGTGCAGCTTTGAAATTTGGTGTAATTGGGGTTAGAAAAATTTGGAAAGCCACAACTGAATTATTAGCCAATAGTAACTGTGAAGAAGTCACGAGTAGTATCACAACCTGGCAACAAGAATTAGCTTGGCGGGAATTTTATCAACACGCTATATATCATTTTCCCGAATTAACTAAAGGTGCATATCGAGATAGTTTTAAAAGTTTCCCTTGGCGAAATAATGAAGCACATTTTCAAGCTTGGTGTGAGGGAAAAACAGGTTATCCCATAGTTGATGCAGCTATGCGTCAATTAAATGAGATAGGCTGGATGCACAATAGATGTAGAATGATTGTTGCCAGCTTTTTAACCAAAGATTTAATCATAAATCCCCAATGGGGAGAAAAATATTTTATGCAGAAACTCATTGACGGTGATTTATCTGCTAATAATGGAGGTTGGCAATGGAGTGCTTCTAGTGGCATGGACCCGAAACCATTAAGGATTTTTAACCCAGCCAGTCAAGCGCAGAAATTTGATGCTGATGCGGAATATATTCGGCAATGGGTTCCAGAATTAAAATCTGTTGATACAGAATATTTAATTAGTGGCAATATTACACCTTTAGAACGTCGGGCTGTTGGTTATCCTGCACCAATTGTAGATCATAAAAAACAGCAAGCTTTGTTTAAACAAATGTATCAACAACAAAAGGCTTTGACTCCTGACCCTTGA
- a CDS encoding cupin domain-containing protein, whose amino-acid sequence MAILLLDDGTTENDLSEIVRELEVLGIKLRHYDPGTSLLFPELIEQETITDSQKRHIVVVHNSVFEFLQQENGYLWSDLLNIHPGSPNLDTWMATYGRYHTHNASEAIYLLAGEMIYGFVKPDGSQIQLLVQSQDYLHIPAGVEHWCSFSACLHFKVIRYFTTVEGWMPNYTDTHQQFKI is encoded by the coding sequence ATGGCGATTTTATTACTGGATGACGGCACAACCGAGAATGATTTAAGTGAGATAGTTCGTGAGTTGGAAGTTCTAGGCATTAAGCTGAGACATTATGACCCAGGAACATCGCTACTTTTCCCAGAACTGATAGAACAAGAAACAATTACGGATTCACAGAAACGTCACATTGTGGTAGTTCATAACAGCGTATTTGAGTTCCTTCAGCAAGAAAATGGTTATTTGTGGAGTGATTTACTCAATATACATCCTGGTTCACCAAATTTAGATACTTGGATGGCAACCTATGGACGTTATCATACTCATAATGCATCTGAAGCTATTTATCTGTTAGCTGGAGAGATGATTTATGGTTTTGTCAAACCTGATGGTAGTCAAATACAACTATTAGTTCAATCACAAGACTATCTGCACATTCCTGCCGGAGTAGAACATTGGTGTAGTTTCTCAGCTTGTTTGCATTTTAAGGTGATTCGCTATTTCACGACTGTGGAGGGTTGGATGCCAAATTATACGGATACTCATCAGCAGTTTAAAATTTAG